From the Bos javanicus breed banteng chromosome 7, ARS-OSU_banteng_1.0, whole genome shotgun sequence genome, the window ccaaggatcgagaCTACGTCttctgcgtctcctacattgcaggcggattctttactgctgagtcacctgggaatcctATGCTTATCCAGTGGGACCAATGTAATCACAGGGTCCTTTAAATGTGGAACAGAAGAAGCAGTGTTTGAGCCGCACAAGGTGAGAAAGACTGAGTCATGGCTGGCTCTGCAGATGGAGGGAAGGAGCCCCCAGCCGACAATTGCTGGCagcctctagaaactggaaaaggcaagaaagcaGATTCTCCCCAGGAATATTCAGAAAGGAAGGCAGCCCTACTTGATTTCAAGCCCGCGAgacccattttggacttctgacttccagaaccGTAAGATAACACATTTGTGTTGTCtgaagccactaagtttgtgataatttgttacagcaccaATAGGAAGCCaatgtgtacttagtcactcagtcatgtccaactctttgggactctatggactgtagcctgccgggctcctctgtccatggggattctccaggcaagaatactggagtgggttgccatgccctcctccaggcgatctttccaacccagggatcaaacccaggtctcccgcattgcaggccaattctttaccatctgagccgctgGGGAAGCCAAAACACATGCCTAGAAATAGTGGGTTTTTTCAGATTCAtatgaagaaaatcataaaactttACTGAAGGACATTTTTAAAGTACCTGAATAGGGGAGGGTAGGTGGGGAAgggatagactgggagtttgggattagcagatgcaaactgttatatacagaatagataaacaacaagatcctactgtatagcacagggtaatatattcaatatcctgtaataaaaccataatggaaaagaatacaaaaaaaatatatatgcataaaatcactttgccgtacactagaaactaagacaacattgtaaatcaagtatacattaataaaataaattttttaaaccaaagtaCCTGAATAATAATTGGTTcatgaataaatgaacacataGCTAGAcagacacatataaacatatacatattgtatatatgcatattccCAACCAAAATTACAAACTGATTCAAAACCctatctggggacttccctggtggtccagtagttgggagtctgcctgccaatgcaggagacagggcttcaattcctgctctgggaagatcccacatgccgaagcgcagctaagcccgtgtgccacaacttctgaagcctgtgGGCCCTACAGCCCAAGCTCTGcaaaaagaagccactgcaatgagaagcccgcgtactgcagtgaagagtagcaCCCCCCCATCCCATTCCCCActtaccacagctagagaaagcctgcatgcagcaacgaagatccagcacagccaaacataaataatttaactaaattcaataaaaactgtatctgggggacttccctggcagtccagtggttaagactccatgcttccaatgcagggggagggAAAtacaggtcccatccctggtcaggaaactaagatctcacatgctacgtggtgcagacaaaaaacaaaacaaaacggtatcaactacacaaaaaagaaaagcgtATTGAAAAAAGACAATGTCCTCCAGTGCATCAAACAGATTATCAAACTACAGTGACTCAAACAGTGgcaaaggaacaaaaataagtTCAATGGGACACATAATGCAAGGTATGACTTTATTAGGGGGATATCATGGTGGGACAGAGCGGGGAGCTGAGCCTATCGATAGATGAAGAAAAATGGTCTATAGCTTGTGGAGAGATTGGTCTTAGAGAATCTCAAAGTCTTCTGAATACTAAGGGGATGGGCATTCACCAAAGGGGAAAACAGAAAGGGGTGGGGCCCAAGAGGAACCTCGGAGTGCCTGTTCCAGTTGGCTGATCTCTGCTAACCGGGCAGGatcgggggtggggcggggcggggcgaggtGGGGTGGTGGAGGCAACAGCCCTCAGAGGACTGGGCAGGGAACCGAGGGCTTCTCACAGATCCAGGGGTTTTCTGTAACACATCTGCCATCATTCCAGCCATCGTTGTGCAGTTCCACACAGTCCTCATCTCCGTGGTTGTTGGGCTCCCCTTTTTTCCAGAAGCTGTGAACCGCATCAGCGCAATGAGACCCCTACTCCACCCAGTGCCCACCCCCAATTTTGGAGGGGCTGGTCCCTGGACTTTGACAGCAAATTGCCAAGTACCAGCCAGAGGTTGGTGAGGAATTCGGAGGCAGGGTTTTTGAAATGTGGGTTCAAACACCACATCCACCAGAATCAGTTCTGGGAAAgttaaatgtgggcttccctggtggctcagatggtaaagactctacctgcaatgtgggagacccaggtttaatccctggggttggaaagattccctggagaagaaaatgggtacccattccagtactcttgcctggagaattccatgaacagaggagcctggtgggctacagtccatggggttgcaaagagcctgaCACAATTGAGTGATGACACTAACACAAAattaaatgcagattcctgggcctgTACCTAGACGTATAGAATCAGACTCCCACCCAACTCCTACCCCCTACCCCCAGATGAAGGCAGCACTCTGCATCTTCACCAAGCTTCTCAGGTGATGCTTTCCAGTCCAGAGTCTGAGCACCCTTGGTCTGGAGTTCCTGCCCACCTCTCCTGGGACATTGTCACTGGGAGGTTACctgagttggacaggactgtCATCCACCCACCGCCAGGAACCCTCACTGTGGTGGTCACTGAGGCCGATCCAGGTGGGTTTATTATTTCTGGGATACCAAAAGTTCAGGAAtttctgggggtgggtggggagaggggtatCAGGAGGAAGATCCCTGGACGCCACACATCCCATGTCTGCCCACATCTCCATGGACCCCTACCTCCCACAGAAGTTCTTCTCACAGTCTAGCCTAGAGGCCTTACTCAAGTTGTATGCGTTAACATGTGCATGGAGGCTGTGGATGTGTGTTAATGTAATACACATGTGGATATGACTTGTGTCTCAGTTAACATGCATTGTATATGGCCTCAAGGGCACTCTGAATTCCCTTCCTGTCCATACCTGGGCTCCTCTCATCCATGTTCTTCTCTCACATGACCTTCCTGAGTCCATTATGAttcctcctcccagaagccttccctgattgtATCTCACCTCTCATCCCCCCGCCACACCCCCAGCTGCCCATCTCTCAGAGGGcagaagagggaagcagaaggTTCTTTCTTGACCTGGCAATATGGCCCAGCCTCTCGGGGGACCTTGCCCAGCCCACCTCCTCCTCAGTACTCTCGATGATAACTAGGTGGGCCCCAATAAGCAGACAGGCAGAGACAGCAGATCTCCAGTCACTCTGGGTCCAGGAGAAGAAGTAGCAGCTTCCATCGAAAAACTCCCAATTCTGAGGACAAGGATGGCACAGGCCAGCTGGGGAAGAGGAGTGGAGTTGGGACAGAGACATTGCTTGGCTCCTAGGCTCCAGATCTTCGGAACCCAGGGCTAGGCCCTTCTCTTCAGCTGTCAGCTCAGTTCCTCAAGAAACCCATGAGGAACATTCCAgctctgctctgccctcctcagcctggcagctgcagcaggtgtggcccagcccccacccaccatCCTGTGACTTCCTCTTGACCTTGGTGTGGTTCCCTTACCCAGGGTGGCATTCATCCGGGTCAGGCGCTGTAGGATCTTCTCCAGGTTTGATTGCATCTGCTTCTCTGCAACTTCAGCTGGAGGGAGAGGACGTCaattattaagcacctactgtgtatgTGGTGCAGAGAGCCCCATGAGAACATCGTGTGTGGATGTCAGGTGACCCAGAGAGCCCATCATACAgacgagaaaactgaggcttagagagtgACTTGCCCGACATCGCCAGCTCACCAGGACCTCttgcaggggtccgatcccctcCCTGACTCCTGCCCTCTCTCCTCCACCCCTGGCAGTGGTGGCTTGTCCACAGCCATACAGCCCCTCCCTACTCAGACTCCGGAACCTGGTGTCCAGCCACTTATCCAGGCTGTTGTTCTCACGGCCTCCCGAATCTCTCTGCAGACACTGGATCCTGGAAACTACAACGGAGCAGAGAAATCCCTCTTTAAGCACTGACCCTGAGCCAAATCTGCTTTCAAGGTCACCCCACCGGGAGGATGAACCACCTTTCAAATAAGGAAGCAGACTTAGAGAGGGAGAGTTACTGGCACATGGTCACACAGAAGGTGACACAGAGCCCGCACGACCCAGCCCTAGTAGGTCTAGGGACTGTGGAAAAGGGCAAAGACCATCTCAGAGAGAAAACCCAAAGGGACCGAGGACTCTAAGCCCCTAGATGCTCACTCACCTTGAACCAGAGTGGTCAGCTGGAGCGTGAAGAAGCCCAGTGAGACGAAGAGGAGCAGCAGGAGAAGCAGAGGGCCCCAGGTCAGACACTCTGCAGGACCAGCAGATGGCTGGGGCTCGGGGCTGGGGGCAGACTctgcccccactccaccccctgcCTGCCCCCGTTCCCCTAGCTGCCTGCTCCTGAACCAAGCACTCCCGTACCTGACAAGCTCCTCAAACTGTGTAGTGGTCGAGGGTGTCTCTCAGCCAGTCTCTGGCCCCCAAATGTCTCCTCCTCTGGACAGAACAGAGCACATGCACTTGAACTTGGAAGTCGGCTGAGCCCTGCTCTCAGAGTTGCAAGCTGGCTGCCAGGCCCCAAGCACCATCAGGAGCCTGGGACCCTGTCATCCCCACTATCACCCCAGACTGGGGGCCCAGCCTCACCAGAGTCATCTGGCTCCTTGTGTTCATACATCTCTGccatccttcttccctttctgttcCTCTTCCCAATACTTCTCTGGACTATGGTTTTTATAACCTCATGTATTTCCCTCTGTAGCCCCTCCTCAGACCTGTTCTTTCTCAACTCACAGAGAATGAGGAACACGATAGGGATAACACTTCCTCTCAGAAAAATCTGGGGGCCCGTGAAGCGGCTGACACAACTAAAGAGAGGTCACTTCGGGCGGGGCAGAGGCTGGGCAGTCAACTTTGCAGCCAGAAGGCACTATTCCAACCCCTGTCCAACCCTGGTACCTTCAGCCTCATGTTTCCAGAGCCCCAGTTCCCTCACCTGGGAAATGGGACAATGAGCCTGCCTAAAGGAAActgaccctgaatattccttggaaggactgatgcagaagctgaagctccaacactctggacacctgatgcgaagaactgactcactgggaaagaccctgatgctgagaaagactgagggcaagaaaagcaggtgacagaggaggagatgcttgcagggcatcattgactcagtggtcatgagtttgagcaaagtctgggagagagtgaaggacaaggaagcctggcgtgctacagttcatggggtcacaaagagttggacaggacttagtgattgGATGATAGCAATCCTGCTTCACATTATAATTATGAGGTTGAATACAGTGCACTAGTAATGGATATAAACGGCTTATTCTAATGATAAGTACTCAGTAATAACAGCACTTGAGCATGTGCCAACCATTCTCCTTGGTGTGTGTTCTCCCTCACTGCCCCCAGTAATAAATCCAGACTCGTTAACCACAGTGGTCTAACAGTTCTCACAATAGCCCTATGAGAAAGGTAGTTACTATCcttctttatagatgaggaaaccgagagGGCAAGGaactgcctgaggtcacacagctcaaaAGCAGTGGGGCTGGGAGTTGACCCCTGAATCCCTGCTTAACCACTACACAGGGCAGTTACTTTTTCCCCCTTTGTAACTACTAAATATAATATAGATAGTCACTTTGAAACTTTGTGTATCGAACTTCCAATTTATTTCTATACTGACCCTATCTGATTCAACTGAGTATATACAACTATCCTTTTCCCCTTAATCTTAAAGTGAGtcttttgtagacagcatataatgGGATCATCTGTTTGATTCTTTCTGTCAATCTCTACCTTTTAGTTGGAGAATTTAACCCTTTTATATTTAACATAATTACTGATATGGTAGAGTTTTTATCtgccattttgctatttgtttttcatatgtcttatttcctttttattcctcGGTTCCTTTGTTACTATCTTTTTCATGTTaagtaatttcttctttttaaaaaaaaaaagaagaagaattgatttacagtgttaactTTTATGTGAAATGGAAAACCAAAGAATTTATGTGGTTTGCTTCATTGcagtatttgctttattgtgctagAACCAAAATTCACAGTACCTCCAAGGTATACCTTGTAATATAATATGGCAACTATGGATATCATATTCTACCTCCTTCTGAAGGTTTGTTGCCATTGTGATTTTCCATAGTAGTTGTTTCTTGTTGATTTaatgatttttctaaattaattctgCAAAGTCTCTATTCTCTGTCATGTACGATCACTTAAATCTCTACTTAGCTTGGTGTTTAGCAAGTGATTGAACAAACTTCCTTGAAAATCTGAAACTAAAAGTCTCCCAGTCTTCATCCAGGATCTCTGTATGTTTTGACACACAGTCAACACTCAGTCAGGAAACTTGCAACCCAGCCTTATCTGCCACTTCCCGCTTTCTTGGAGCCTTGAAGTCAGCCAGAATTAAGAGCTTAGGAACTTCTCAGATCTTTCCTGAGTATGCACACAGCCCTCCACATGCATGTAGCCTTCCAGATTCCCAGGAATATGTTGGAGCTTTTCAAAGCCTCTTATGttcatgctcagtctctcagtcatgtccaactctgcaatcccacggactatagcccaccaggctcctctgtccatgggatttcccaaataaggatactagagtgagttgcctttcctcctccaggggattgccctgaccctgggatggaacccttattttctgcatctcctgcattagcaggtgaattctttaccactgagccacctggaaagccctttcaAAGTCCCTAGGGACATCTCATtccttaacttttctttttaagactgtTTGGTTAGGTTATTATTTGTCCCAGCTGTTATCCACCACCTCAGGGAGCTGTGGTGTTAAAATATTTGACAGACACCCCCTGGGGAGAGGTTTTTAGCATTGGGCAAGTTCGAGTGAAGTCAATGAAAGATAATCTTTTCAAGGGTGGTCTTCCAGGGAACCACTAGATAGATCAGGTAATACTATTCCTTGGGAACAGGGCTTTATAAGAGCTCTGACTCCGTTTTTCTTCCTGTACCAGAAATGTGACCTGTTATTTTTTAAGGctatcttgtttttaaattttattttatcgaagtatagtcaatttacaatgttgtgttaatttcggCTGTACAGCGAAGTGGTTCAGttattcacatatatacattctttttcatattctctttcattatggtttgtcacaggatattgaataaggctccctgtgctctacagtaggaacttattatttactcattctatatataatagtttgcatctgctaatcccaaattcccaatcctccccacccccttggcaaccacaaacctattctctatgtctgtgagtctgtaaaGCTATTTCTGTGTTGGAGAGTGAGGAATGGGACTAGGGTGAGTTAAAATTCCACCAAGCTCACTGTTCTTTATTGAGATTCAGCCGTATTTCTTGTCTAAATACTCCCTGAATTACTGTAAGCTTTTGGTTGATTGCCAGTGTTCTAAAAGTGTTGATTCTGACAAATTCTTCAGTTTTTCCATTGCTTTCATGGAAGGGCAAAATTTTTACTCTGCCATTTTtgctgacatttcttttttttttttttttctttctttctgtttttttgatgGTTAAAGTGTCTTTGATTTGGCTAGTGGGAGCCTTTCACTCTGGCTCTGTGTCCATTCAACATGTGCTTATCAGTTTTTTGCTGATCAGGCTTTCCTTGCCCAAACCCTGGAATCACCCATTTTCCAAAAGAGACCCGGTTGCTTGTAAGTGGAGAATGACATTCAGAACCAAGACCTGAGTGTTGAGTGCATCGTTATTATTAGGGTGTCATTAATCCCAGGACCTCTGAGTAGACAGACAAGAAAACAGATACATGCACATTTATTTCTctatcagttagttcagtcgctcagtcatgtcaaactctttttcgaccccatggactgcagcacgccaggcctccctgtccaccaccaagtcccagagcctgctcaaactcatgtccattgagtcggtgatgccatccagccatctcatcctctgttggcccctttttcccctgccttcagtctttcccagcatcagggtcttttcaaatgaatccgctctttgcatcaggtcaccaaagtattggagtttcagcttcaacatcagtcctttcaatgaacactcaggactgatctcctttaggatggactggttggatctccttgcagtccaagggactctcaagagtcttctccaacaccacagttcaaaagcatcaattcttcagcactcagctttctttatagtccaactctcacatccatacatgaccactggaaaaaccatagccttgactagaaggaccatTGTTGGCATATTTCTCTATATatcacagagttggaaacaactgagcgactaagcacacacacacatatgttgaAAACCATGAGTTCACACCAACACTAAATACAGTAGAGTTCATTTCTAATTTgccctccattctttttttttttttttttcggtcacACAGTTTTCAGCATCTCAGTTTCCCAAGCAGAGACTGAACTGGGGCCATGatagtgaaagcctggaatcctaaccactaagccacaagggaattcccactCCATTCATCTTTGTAACACTCTTCTCTGATGGTGGGAAACCTGGTTCTCATTATCCTGGGtgcatttatttactcatttcatCAATCCCACCATATGTATAGCCAACCTCATTTTCCCATCACCATCCCTTATACTATGTAGATGCACTGGGCACTCACCCGCTCCGGCCAGGTAGACAGGCCCTCCCGTTGTTGTCCTTCTTACCTCACTTGGGCTCTGACATCGCATACCACTCATCTCTCCACTAGGATGCTCTCCTCCCCAAGTCTGGACTCCAGcactctcagatcagatcagccgccaTTTTGAATGCTTCCTTCTGTCATCTGGCTGACTTACCTTGTCCCCAAAACACCTCTCCATCCATGTAAGCTGTCCATACCCAGAGCTTGTGCCTGCCTGTCCTCTCGTATAGAAGCTGCAACTGCTGTTGGATCACCTACaaggagtttttgttgttgttgttaattaaaaaaagaaaaagtcacaccacatggcatgtgggatcccagttccctggtcaggggttgaacctgtactccctgcagtggaagcacagaatcttaaccactggactgccagggaagtccctgaagggctcatttttatttctgaaacccAGCTCCTCGAGGCTTCCTTGCATTTACCACTTTGACTAGTCCTATTGAAAAGTGTGGGGTCTTCTAGTTATCACCGTAGAAAGGAGGGTCTTTGGGAAATTTCTGCATTCTCACCAGTGGAAATCCTGTCATCACTCTTTCAACACTTACTTTGTGCTAAATGCTTTTCAGACACGACCTCAGCAAATCTCCACAACACAGCTACTACTGCCCTCATTTTACCTATGAGCAAACAGATccaagggcttcccgggtgatgcagtggtaaagaacccgcctgtcaatgcaggaggtgaaagagatgtgggtttgatccctgggttgagaagatcccctggaggaggaaatgataacccactccagtattcttgcctgagaatcccatggacagaggagcctggcaggctacagtcatagggttgtaaagagttggacatgactgagcaactgggtatacacatacatacagaggTTCAAAGGTCACATCAAATGTCCATGATCCATCAGCTTATAAATGCTGGGGGTTAATCCATGAAAacacatcattttcttttcttatgtaggttttgttgttgttgttttgttttatttttttagtttttggtcATGCCCtgctgcatatgggatcttagttcccccagcagggatggaacccacaccccctgcattggaagcacagagtcttaaccactggatcaccagtgaaATCCCAAGCACATCATTTCATTCATCGCTGTGTCCCTCAATTCAAACCAGCTCAAAAAATACCCATTGAAGTGCGGAGTGAGAATTGATAGCTTTGCATGTCTTAACTGAGAAGTCTAAGAGAAagagagctccaaagaattgatgtttttgaaatgtgatgttggagaagactcttcaaagtcccttggacagcaaggagatcaaaccagtcaatcctaaaggaaatcagtcctgaatattcactggaaggactgaagctgaagttaaagctccaatattttggcctcctgattcaaagagctgactcattggaaaaggccctgatactgggaaagattgagagcaggaggaggagtgggtgacagaggatgagatggttggatggcatcaccgactcaatggacatgagtttgagtcaactccggtagatagtgaaggacagggaagcctggtgtgctgcagtctatgaagtCACAAAgggtcgtacacaactgagtgactgaacaacaacaacaagaaaaagagagaagaggacaAAATTTGAACCTAGGTGTCTCACCCAGAAGGTAACCTTCTAGACCAAAAATTGGCAAATGTGTTTTCTGAAAAGGACCAAATATTCTGGGTGTCATTTCTGCCACAGTTACTCCCACTGTAACCCTGTAAAAACCGGGACAATATGTATCAGTGGCTGGGTGGGGCTGAGTTTCACTAAACTATTTATAAAAACAGCTGGAGCCAGCTGTTCAGAGGAAGGAGACCAACTCTGTTTTATTCACTACTACATCCCAGTGTTAAGAACACTGACTGGCAAGTAATGGGCAATTCAAAGATGATAATAAACGAATTATCacttgtatattctttttttccctttatctctttctt encodes:
- the LOC133250740 gene encoding CD209 antigen-like protein E; its protein translation is MAEMYEHKEPDDSEEETFGGQRLAERHPRPLHSLRSLSECLTWGPLLLLLLLFVSLGFFTLQLTTLVQVSRIQCLQRDSGGRENNSLDKWLDTRFRSLTEVAEKQMQSNLEKILQRLTRMNATLAGLCHPCPQNWEFFDGSCYFFSWTQSDWRSAVSACLLIGAHLVIIESTEEEKFLNFWYPRNNKPTWIGLSDHHSEGSWRWVDDSPVQLSFWKKGEPNNHGDEDCVELHNDGWNDGRCVTENPWICEKPSVPCPVL